A window from Mycobacterium botniense encodes these proteins:
- the fadD5 gene encoding fatty-acid--CoA ligase FadD5, with protein sequence MTAQRATRAPEQPFRSRRQNWINQLERHALMQPGAPALRYLGKTMTWAELHRRVTALADALSRRGVSFGDRVMVLMLNRPEFVESMLAANMLGAIAVPLNFRLTAAEIAFLVRDCQPRLMITEAVLAPVAAQVREIEPVLSTIVVAGDTAGKGLLGYEDLIAEPGDPHQPVDIPNDSPALIMYTSGTTGRPKGAVLTHTNLTGQMMTTLYTSGADINNDVGFIGVPLFHIAGTGNLLTGMWLGIPTVIYPLGAFDPGQLLDVLEAEKVTGIFLVPAQWQAVCAEQQRKPRTLRLRVMSWGAAPAPDTLLRQMSETFPGTQILAAFGQTEMSPVTCMLLGQDAIRKRGSVGKVIPTVAARVVDENMNDVPVGEVGEIVYRAPTLMSGYWNNPEATAEAFAGGWFHSGDLVRMDEDGYVWVVDRKKDMIISGGENIYCAEVENVLASHPAIVEVAVIGRPDYKWGEVPIAVAAVTHDLRLEDLDGFLTERLARYKHPKGLEIVDALPRNPAGKVLKTELRRRYGAAPEPERVAPSKDSADNTQSP encoded by the coding sequence TTGACCGCGCAACGAGCGACTCGAGCTCCCGAGCAACCCTTTCGCTCACGGCGGCAGAACTGGATCAACCAGCTGGAACGGCATGCCTTGATGCAACCAGGTGCACCGGCATTGCGGTATTTGGGAAAGACAATGACCTGGGCCGAGTTGCACCGGCGGGTGACTGCACTGGCCGACGCCCTCAGCCGCCGCGGGGTCTCGTTCGGGGACCGGGTGATGGTGCTGATGCTCAACCGGCCGGAGTTCGTTGAGTCGATGCTGGCCGCGAACATGCTGGGAGCGATCGCAGTCCCGTTGAACTTTCGGCTCACCGCCGCCGAGATTGCTTTCCTGGTCCGCGATTGTCAGCCGCGGCTGATGATCACCGAAGCGGTCCTGGCCCCGGTGGCTGCCCAGGTGCGCGAAATCGAACCGGTGCTCAGCACGATCGTCGTCGCCGGGGACACCGCCGGGAAAGGTCTGCTCGGTTACGAAGACCTGATCGCGGAGCCCGGTGACCCCCACCAGCCGGTGGACATCCCCAACGATTCGCCGGCTCTCATCATGTACACCTCGGGCACCACCGGGCGCCCTAAGGGCGCAGTGCTCACTCACACCAACTTAACCGGCCAGATGATGACGACGCTGTACACCAGCGGCGCAGATATCAACAATGATGTCGGTTTCATCGGTGTGCCGCTTTTTCACATCGCCGGAACCGGCAACCTGTTGACCGGGATGTGGCTGGGCATTCCCACGGTCATCTACCCGCTGGGCGCTTTCGATCCCGGGCAGCTGCTCGACGTGCTGGAGGCGGAGAAGGTCACCGGCATCTTTTTAGTGCCCGCCCAGTGGCAGGCGGTGTGCGCCGAGCAGCAAAGAAAACCTCGCACGCTTCGGCTGCGGGTGATGTCATGGGGGGCGGCCCCGGCGCCGGACACGCTGCTGCGGCAGATGTCGGAGACGTTCCCGGGCACCCAGATCCTGGCCGCATTCGGCCAGACTGAAATGTCGCCGGTCACCTGCATGCTGCTTGGCCAGGACGCCATCCGCAAGCGGGGGTCGGTCGGCAAGGTGATCCCGACCGTCGCCGCTCGCGTGGTCGACGAGAACATGAACGACGTTCCGGTCGGTGAGGTTGGCGAAATCGTCTACCGCGCGCCGACCCTGATGAGCGGCTACTGGAACAATCCGGAGGCTACCGCCGAGGCTTTCGCCGGCGGCTGGTTCCACTCCGGTGATCTGGTCCGCATGGACGAGGACGGATATGTCTGGGTGGTCGACCGCAAAAAGGACATGATCATTTCCGGCGGCGAGAACATCTACTGCGCCGAAGTGGAGAATGTCTTAGCCAGCCATCCCGCGATCGTTGAAGTCGCCGTCATCGGCCGGCCCGACTACAAGTGGGGTGAGGTGCCGATCGCGGTCGCGGCCGTCACCCACGATCTGCGGCTGGAGGACCTTGACGGATTCCTCACGGAGCGGCTGGCGCGCTACAAGCACCCCAAGGGTCTGGAGATCGTCGACGCGCTCCCGCGCAACCCGGCCGGCAAGGTGCTCAAGACCGAATTACGGCGCCGGTACGGCGCTGCACCCGAGCCCGAAAGAGTCGCCCCATCAAAGGATTCTGCGGACAACACGCAAAGCCCGTAA
- a CDS encoding SDR family NAD(P)-dependent oxidoreductase, producing the protein MTARTRVALVTGAAGGQGWAIVERLRAAGFLVAACDQRSDELGVAVDKRGDAAVMGISLDVTSESQWDAAVRQVVDRFGSLTALVNNAGVLHRAAIADETVPGFETAWRVNCLGAFLGIRAALDQLRAAEDAAVVNICSTAAIRPFPLHSAYGSSKWALRGLTQIAAAELATCKVRVNAVFPGPVATPMLDDAVRQRLVATSVSGRLGQPLEIADAVAFLLSEQASFITGSELVVDGGQCLQIR; encoded by the coding sequence ATGACAGCCCGGACGCGGGTGGCGCTCGTTACCGGAGCGGCCGGCGGACAGGGCTGGGCGATCGTCGAACGGTTGCGCGCGGCAGGGTTTCTGGTCGCGGCGTGCGACCAGCGGTCTGATGAACTCGGCGTCGCCGTCGATAAGCGCGGCGACGCCGCGGTGATGGGGATCTCTCTCGATGTGACCTCGGAGTCCCAGTGGGATGCCGCCGTCCGGCAGGTTGTCGATCGCTTCGGGTCGCTGACCGCTTTGGTGAACAACGCCGGTGTACTGCATCGGGCGGCGATCGCCGACGAGACGGTACCAGGATTCGAAACGGCCTGGCGGGTCAACTGCCTGGGTGCGTTTTTAGGGATCCGCGCAGCGCTCGACCAACTGCGCGCCGCCGAAGACGCTGCCGTCGTGAACATCTGCAGCACTGCCGCGATCCGGCCCTTCCCGCTCCATTCGGCATACGGATCATCCAAATGGGCGCTGCGCGGACTGACCCAAATCGCTGCAGCCGAGTTGGCCACGTGCAAAGTCCGGGTCAACGCGGTGTTTCCCGGACCCGTGGCGACACCGATGCTCGACGACGCCGTCCGTCAGCGGCTGGTCGCGACGTCGGTGTCCGGCCGACTGGGACAGCCGCTGGAAATAGCTGACGCGGTGGCGTTTCTGCTCTCAGAGCAGGCATCCTTCATCACCGGATCAGAACTGGTCGTCGACGGCGGACAGTGTTTACAGATCCGGTGA
- a CDS encoding CaiB/BaiF CoA transferase family protein, which translates to MAGPMEGVRVIELGIWVAAPAAGGILADWGADVIKIEPPTGDPARTFGRMLGVAGGENPPFEMDNRSKRSIVVDLTTPDGRSTALELLSSADVFLTNIRPGALQRLGVDFETVAARNRRLVYGLITGYGMAGPDADRAAYDVAAFWARAGVAHLLTRPGDTPPFQRGGMGDHMVAMTLVAAVCAALLARERSGAGQLVTTSLYRQGTYTVSFDLNTYLMSGQPIAVGQRESMANPCMNNYAAADGRRFWVVGLQGERHWPALCRVVGRPDWLTDPRFATARARAAHAVELISELDAIFATKALTEWAEIFAREPEFFWSPVNSLEDVLADEQFYAAGGIVSVPGADGGVPMVATPADFHGTPWAPRSIAPQLGEHTEEILAELKARRTP; encoded by the coding sequence GTGGCCGGACCGATGGAGGGCGTCAGGGTCATCGAGCTGGGGATCTGGGTAGCCGCCCCGGCAGCGGGCGGGATCCTCGCGGATTGGGGCGCAGACGTCATCAAGATCGAGCCACCGACTGGTGACCCGGCGCGGACGTTCGGCCGCATGCTTGGAGTTGCCGGCGGGGAGAACCCGCCGTTCGAAATGGACAATCGCTCCAAACGCAGCATCGTTGTGGACTTAACCACCCCGGATGGCCGGTCGACTGCACTTGAATTGCTCAGCAGCGCCGACGTTTTCCTGACCAATATCCGGCCAGGTGCGCTGCAACGCCTCGGAGTGGACTTCGAGACGGTGGCCGCCCGCAACCGGCGGCTCGTCTACGGGTTGATCACCGGGTACGGTATGGCCGGACCCGACGCCGACCGCGCCGCCTATGACGTGGCGGCGTTTTGGGCCCGTGCCGGGGTGGCTCACTTACTCACCCGTCCCGGTGACACCCCTCCGTTTCAGCGTGGCGGCATGGGTGACCACATGGTCGCGATGACCCTTGTCGCGGCGGTGTGCGCCGCCCTGCTGGCCCGGGAACGCAGCGGAGCCGGTCAACTGGTGACGACGTCGCTGTACCGGCAGGGCACCTACACGGTCAGTTTTGACCTCAACACGTACCTGATGTCGGGGCAGCCGATCGCCGTCGGCCAGCGCGAATCGATGGCTAACCCGTGCATGAACAACTACGCCGCCGCAGATGGGCGGCGGTTCTGGGTGGTGGGCCTACAAGGAGAGCGCCACTGGCCGGCGCTGTGCCGGGTAGTCGGGCGACCCGACTGGCTGACCGATCCCCGTTTCGCCACCGCGCGCGCCCGCGCGGCCCACGCTGTCGAGCTCATCAGCGAGCTGGACGCGATTTTCGCCACCAAAGCGCTCACCGAATGGGCGGAGATCTTTGCCCGTGAACCGGAGTTCTTCTGGTCACCGGTCAACAGCCTCGAAGACGTTCTGGCCGACGAACAGTTCTATGCCGCGGGCGGTATCGTCTCGGTGCCTGGTGCCGACGGTGGTGTCCCGATGGTTGCAACACCGGCAGATTTTCACGGCACGCCGTGGGCCCCACGCTCGATCGCCCCACAGCTCGGCGAACACACCGAGGAGATCCTCGCTGAGCTGAAAGCTCGCCGCACGCCCTGA
- a CDS encoding SRPBCC family protein — translation MPFVSKTVEVAADAASIMAIVADFESYPEWNEEVKGLWVLARYDDGRPSQLRVDTVVSGIEGTYIQAVYYPSDHQIQTVMQQGDLFSKQEQLFSVVELGPTSLLTVDMDVEPTMAIPAPMVKKAVDNALNYLADNLKQRAEQLAASS, via the coding sequence ATGCCGTTCGTGAGCAAGACCGTCGAGGTCGCCGCCGACGCGGCCTCGATCATGGCTATCGTCGCCGACTTTGAGTCGTATCCGGAGTGGAACGAGGAGGTCAAGGGTCTGTGGGTACTGGCCCGTTACGATGACGGCCGGCCCAGCCAGCTGCGGGTCGACACCGTGGTCTCCGGTATCGAAGGCACCTATATCCAGGCGGTCTACTACCCGAGCGATCACCAGATCCAAACCGTCATGCAGCAGGGTGACCTGTTTTCCAAACAGGAGCAGCTGTTCAGTGTGGTGGAGCTGGGTCCAACCTCGTTGCTGACCGTCGATATGGATGTCGAGCCCACCATGGCGATCCCCGCGCCGATGGTGAAGAAAGCCGTCGACAACGCGCTGAACTATCTGGCCGATAACCTCAAGCAGCGGGCCGAGCAATTAGCTGCTAGCAGCTAG
- a CDS encoding MlaE family ABC transporter permease, translated as MTASTRPPLVDYVRDQTKTPLILIGGFFRMCVLTGKALFRPPFQWREFVLMCWFIVRVSLVPTMAVSVPVTVLFDFVFNILLIQAGVGDISGAGTAVAVITQIGPIVTVLVVAGACATAICADLGARTIREEIDAMEVLGIDPIHRLVVPRVAAMSIVAMLLNGLVSMIGLVGGYLFGVYLQNISGGAYLSTLTLVVGLPEVVVATTKAFIFGLIAGLVACYRGLTVRGGPKGLGIAVNETVVLCVVFLYAVNVVLTAIGVRFGTGAL; from the coding sequence GTGACGGCGTCGACACGGCCCCCTTTGGTCGATTACGTCCGCGACCAGACGAAGACGCCGCTGATATTGATCGGTGGCTTCTTCCGGATGTGCGTCCTGACCGGTAAGGCGTTGTTCCGTCCGCCGTTTCAGTGGCGCGAGTTCGTCTTGATGTGCTGGTTTATCGTCAGAGTCTCGCTCGTGCCGACCATGGCGGTCTCAGTGCCGGTGACGGTGCTTTTCGATTTCGTGTTCAACATCCTGCTGATCCAAGCCGGTGTCGGCGACATCTCGGGGGCGGGCACGGCGGTCGCTGTGATCACCCAGATCGGCCCGATCGTGACCGTCTTGGTGGTGGCCGGCGCCTGCGCGACGGCGATCTGCGCTGACCTGGGTGCCCGCACCATCCGGGAGGAAATCGATGCCATGGAGGTGCTCGGTATCGACCCCATTCACCGGCTGGTGGTTCCCCGGGTCGCGGCCATGTCCATCGTCGCCATGTTGCTCAATGGCCTGGTGAGCATGATCGGCCTGGTGGGCGGCTACCTGTTCGGGGTTTACCTGCAGAACATCTCGGGCGGCGCCTATCTGTCGACACTGACCCTGGTGGTCGGGCTGCCCGAAGTGGTTGTGGCAACGACCAAAGCCTTCATCTTCGGGCTGATCGCGGGATTAGTGGCCTGCTACCGGGGCCTGACGGTGCGCGGCGGTCCCAAAGGTCTGGGAATTGCGGTCAACGAGACCGTGGTTCTGTGCGTGGTCTTTTTGTACGCGGTGAACGTGGTGCTGACCGCCATCGGTGTGCGGTTCGGAACGGGGGCGCTCTGA
- a CDS encoding DUF427 domain-containing protein, with product MTLTAGRGPLSSDPAGWFTPPLPGEVVYIEPHPRRVQAFRDGHVVLDTERALLVHRRNHALSYAFPAGEVGGLPHQPVAEAPGFVAVPWDAVDVWFEEGRRLVTYPPNPYHRIDCRPTKRHLRVTVADTTLVDTDDTVIVFETAVQPRLYVDPAFVRIDLLRPTETTSYCNYKGAATYWAAVVGNTVVDDVAWSYPDPPPESLPIKGFLSFDETRARVVAELPPPPDAHR from the coding sequence ATGACGCTTACCGCTGGGCGTGGTCCGCTCAGTTCGGATCCCGCGGGATGGTTCACTCCCCCATTGCCGGGTGAGGTGGTGTACATAGAACCACACCCGCGCCGTGTCCAGGCATTTCGCGACGGGCACGTGGTGCTTGACACCGAGCGTGCATTATTGGTGCACCGGCGCAACCATGCCCTGAGCTACGCCTTTCCGGCCGGTGAGGTCGGCGGGCTGCCACACCAGCCGGTCGCGGAGGCGCCGGGGTTCGTCGCGGTCCCCTGGGATGCCGTCGACGTGTGGTTCGAGGAGGGGCGCAGACTCGTCACCTATCCGCCCAACCCCTATCACCGCATCGACTGCCGCCCGACTAAACGGCATCTGCGCGTCACCGTCGCTGACACCACACTGGTCGACACCGACGACACGGTGATCGTCTTCGAAACAGCAGTGCAACCCCGCCTGTACGTCGACCCCGCATTCGTTCGCATCGACCTGCTCCGGCCCACCGAGACCACGTCGTATTGCAATTACAAAGGCGCGGCGACGTACTGGGCCGCAGTCGTCGGCAACACAGTCGTCGATGACGTCGCCTGGAGTTATCCGGACCCGCCACCGGAGAGCCTGCCTATCAAGGGGTTTCTCAGTTTCGACGAGACGCGCGCACGTGTTGTGGCTGAACTGCCGCCCCCACCGGATGCCCACCGGTGA
- a CDS encoding alcohol dehydrogenase catalytic domain-containing protein, with amino-acid sequence MFHIRGAVLDQSGLPRPYAESRPISVGELDLAPPQRDEVLVRIEAAGVCHSDLSVVDGSRMRPVPILLGHEAAGIVEQIGPTENRGRLNLTVGQRVVMTFLPRCGRCAACATAGMAPCDLGGAANAAGTLLGGAIRLSRGGQPVYHHLGVSGFATHAVVNRASIVPVPDEVPPGVAALLGCAVLTGGGAVLNVGKPVPGQTVAVVGLGGVGMAAVLTALAHDDVTVAAVDQQPEKLAAAEAFGAHEIYTPQQAIDNGVKAPIVIEAVGRPAALQTAIELTAPGGRTITVGLPPPDTRISLAPLGFVAEGRSLIGCYLGSSVPGRDIPRFVSLWQSGRLPVHKLVSSTIALEELNAAMDRLAEGTEVRQLITFDTG; translated from the coding sequence ATGTTTCACATCCGGGGCGCCGTGCTGGACCAGAGCGGTCTACCGCGGCCCTATGCCGAATCGCGTCCGATCAGCGTCGGCGAACTGGACTTGGCGCCGCCGCAGCGTGACGAGGTTCTCGTCCGCATCGAAGCGGCCGGGGTGTGTCATTCCGATCTTTCTGTTGTCGACGGCAGCCGGATGCGCCCCGTACCGATACTGCTCGGCCATGAAGCCGCCGGAATCGTCGAGCAGATCGGCCCAACCGAAAACCGCGGTCGTCTCAACCTCACCGTCGGACAGCGGGTGGTCATGACATTCCTGCCGCGCTGCGGGCGGTGCGCGGCGTGCGCCACCGCTGGAATGGCCCCGTGTGATCTGGGCGGCGCCGCCAACGCGGCGGGCACATTGCTCGGCGGCGCAATTCGGCTCAGCCGCGGTGGACAACCCGTGTACCACCATTTGGGTGTGTCCGGGTTCGCCACCCACGCCGTCGTCAACCGCGCCAGCATCGTTCCGGTGCCGGACGAGGTTCCGCCGGGTGTGGCGGCATTGCTGGGTTGCGCTGTGCTGACCGGCGGGGGCGCCGTGCTCAATGTCGGCAAACCGGTTCCCGGTCAGACTGTTGCCGTGGTCGGCCTGGGTGGTGTGGGCATGGCCGCGGTGCTCACCGCGCTCGCCCACGACGATGTCACGGTCGCAGCGGTCGACCAACAGCCTGAGAAGTTGGCAGCGGCAGAAGCTTTCGGTGCGCACGAGATCTATACGCCGCAACAGGCCATCGATAACGGCGTGAAGGCGCCGATTGTCATCGAGGCCGTGGGCCGACCCGCCGCATTGCAGACAGCGATCGAACTGACCGCGCCAGGAGGACGCACGATCACCGTGGGACTGCCCCCGCCTGATACCCGGATCAGCCTGGCGCCGTTGGGTTTTGTCGCCGAGGGCCGATCATTGATCGGCTGCTACCTGGGTTCGTCGGTGCCTGGCCGCGACATTCCCCGATTCGTGTCGCTGTGGCAGTCGGGCCGCCTGCCGGTGCATAAGCTGGTGTCGTCGACGATCGCGCTGGAGGAGCTCAACGCAGCTATGGATCGCCTCGCCGAGGGTACCGAGGTGCGCCAGCTCATCACCTTCGACACCGGCTGA
- a CDS encoding acyl-CoA thioesterase, producing the protein MTTESEQTHWSVAGLLELFDVQPDGTNHFTGGTGIAGADERQVVEGSQVLAQSIIAVAKQFPEKSVRSAHAVFARAVAPGPPVEFDLDVVHEGRSTATAVVAARQGGRRCMTMTVLADIPSPDVIRHHLPRPDVAAPADAHVCEMPMAGREVRLVDVVDVNSPDEVGPPELYAWVRYDPIPARDDLAKALIAHFTGHLGISTTMRAHAGIGTSQAHLSVSTAPMTLTVSFHEPVSWSGWLLYTHESTQVGAGMSYVRGAVHTEDGALIASFTQEALIRPLRSSDTAIEARARL; encoded by the coding sequence GTGACCACGGAATCTGAACAGACACATTGGTCGGTCGCCGGCCTGCTCGAGTTGTTCGATGTGCAGCCCGACGGAACCAACCATTTCACGGGCGGAACCGGCATCGCCGGCGCTGACGAGCGCCAGGTCGTCGAAGGCAGCCAAGTGCTAGCGCAGTCGATTATCGCTGTGGCCAAACAATTTCCGGAGAAATCGGTCCGCTCCGCGCACGCTGTTTTCGCCCGCGCTGTCGCCCCCGGCCCGCCGGTGGAATTCGACCTCGACGTCGTGCATGAAGGCCGCTCCACCGCTACCGCGGTCGTGGCGGCGCGGCAGGGCGGTCGACGCTGTATGACGATGACCGTGCTCGCCGACATCCCGTCGCCAGATGTGATCCGTCACCATCTGCCGCGGCCGGACGTTGCCGCCCCGGCCGACGCACATGTCTGTGAGATGCCGATGGCCGGGCGTGAGGTGCGCCTCGTGGACGTCGTCGACGTCAACAGCCCCGACGAAGTCGGGCCGCCCGAACTGTACGCGTGGGTGCGTTACGACCCGATCCCGGCCCGGGACGATCTCGCCAAGGCGTTGATCGCCCATTTCACCGGGCATTTGGGGATTTCGACCACGATGCGTGCGCACGCCGGGATCGGCACCAGCCAGGCGCACCTGAGCGTGTCCACCGCCCCGATGACCCTGACCGTCAGCTTCCACGAGCCGGTGTCGTGGAGCGGTTGGTTGCTGTACACGCACGAAAGCACCCAGGTGGGCGCCGGGATGTCGTATGTCCGCGGTGCGGTGCACACGGAGGACGGGGCGCTGATCGCGTCGTTCACGCAGGAGGCGCTGATCCGCCCACTGCGCAGCAGCGACACCGCAATCGAAGCCCGGGCCCGGTTGTAG
- a CDS encoding ABC transporter permease produces the protein MTTAQVLRARFPRATANLRRYGAATTRSFDEAGRLGWFTLISARDTVFALTRYRSEVLRLVAEVGMGTGAMAVVGGTAVIVGLVTASSGSIVALQGFSTLSHVGLGALMGFVAAMINVRLVAPVVTGVVLASTVGAGATAELGAKRISEEVDALEVMGINSLAYLVSTRLIAVQVVIIPLYALALIASFVAPQLVTTVMYGQPSGSYQHYFNTFLRPNDVFWSFAEMILVAGVVMLSHCYYGYNASGGPVGVGEAVGRSMRFSLVAINVVLILFEMTLYGVNPNFNFTV, from the coding sequence ATGACGACGGCTCAAGTACTGCGCGCCCGTTTCCCTCGGGCCACCGCCAACCTGCGTCGCTACGGTGCCGCCACCACCCGCTCATTTGATGAAGCCGGCAGGCTGGGCTGGTTCACGCTGATCAGCGCTCGCGACACAGTGTTCGCGCTGACCCGTTACCGCAGTGAAGTCCTGCGGTTGGTCGCTGAGGTAGGGATGGGCACCGGTGCCATGGCCGTCGTCGGGGGCACCGCGGTGATCGTCGGTCTGGTGACGGCGTCCTCCGGTTCGATAGTCGCCCTGCAGGGCTTTTCGACGCTGTCCCACGTCGGCCTCGGCGCGCTTATGGGGTTCGTCGCCGCCATGATCAACGTTCGTCTCGTTGCCCCTGTTGTCACCGGGGTCGTGCTGGCGTCAACGGTCGGCGCCGGCGCCACCGCCGAACTGGGCGCCAAGCGGATCAGCGAGGAGGTGGACGCGCTGGAGGTGATGGGCATCAACTCGCTGGCGTATCTGGTCTCCACCCGGCTGATCGCCGTGCAGGTGGTGATCATCCCGCTCTACGCGTTGGCGCTGATCGCATCGTTTGTGGCTCCACAGCTGGTCACCACGGTGATGTATGGGCAGCCCTCTGGCAGCTACCAGCACTACTTCAATACCTTCTTGCGCCCCAATGACGTGTTCTGGTCCTTCGCCGAGATGATCCTCGTCGCCGGGGTGGTGATGCTGAGCCACTGCTACTACGGGTATAACGCCAGCGGCGGTCCGGTCGGCGTCGGTGAAGCTGTCGGGCGCTCGATGCGCTTCTCGCTGGTTGCGATCAACGTCGTGCTCATCTTGTTTGAAATGACGCTCTACGGCGTCAACCCGAACTTCAACTTCACCGTTTGA
- a CDS encoding GntR family transcriptional regulator yields MNAPLSALSTQPGGPRRPRRSQLSDEVAGHLRAAIMSGTLRPGTFIRLDETAAQLGVSITPVREALLKLRGEGMVKLEPHRGHVVLPLSRQDIADIFWLQATIAKELAVAATERISVPEINELERLNEALAAAVESGDAETIAAIEFAFHRVLNLASGRIKLAWFLLNATRYVPEVTYAAEPDWGSAAVENHRRLIAALRDRDAAAAAEHISWHFTDGARRLTERLEKAFIWS; encoded by the coding sequence GTGAACGCACCTCTTTCTGCTCTCTCCACGCAGCCGGGCGGGCCGCGCCGGCCGCGCCGGTCACAGTTGTCCGATGAGGTCGCGGGCCACCTGCGGGCCGCAATCATGTCCGGGACGCTCCGCCCCGGGACATTCATCCGGTTAGATGAGACAGCGGCTCAACTCGGAGTCAGCATCACCCCGGTGCGGGAAGCCCTGTTGAAGCTGCGCGGTGAGGGCATGGTGAAACTCGAGCCGCACCGCGGCCACGTGGTCCTGCCACTGAGCCGACAGGACATCGCCGATATCTTCTGGCTGCAAGCCACGATCGCCAAGGAGCTTGCTGTCGCGGCCACTGAGCGGATCAGCGTCCCCGAGATCAACGAACTCGAGCGTCTTAACGAGGCACTGGCGGCAGCCGTTGAGTCCGGTGATGCTGAAACCATCGCCGCGATCGAGTTCGCTTTCCACCGCGTGCTCAACCTGGCCAGCGGCCGGATCAAATTGGCGTGGTTTTTGTTGAATGCCACCCGCTACGTGCCTGAGGTGACGTACGCCGCCGAACCTGACTGGGGTAGCGCCGCGGTGGAGAACCACCGCCGGCTGATCGCCGCGCTGCGCGACCGGGATGCCGCCGCCGCTGCCGAGCACATCAGTTGGCATTTCACCGACGGAGCACGCCGCCTCACCGAAAGGCTGGAGAAGGCGTTCATCTGGAGCTAG
- a CDS encoding acyl-CoA thioesterase, producing MASVPRAPAELTSRDFPVLWPVLTRWADNDMFGHLNNAVYYQLFDTAINGWITTNVDVDPLTVPALGIVAESGCRYFSELRFPERLVVGLAVTRLGRSSVTYRLGVFRAAEDLRDGEAQAITALGHWVHVYVDRSSRKPVPIPDAIRALLSTARVSARRKPQQ from the coding sequence ATGGCATCGGTTCCCCGCGCACCAGCCGAACTCACCAGCCGGGACTTTCCAGTGCTGTGGCCCGTGCTCACCCGCTGGGCCGACAACGACATGTTCGGTCATCTCAACAACGCCGTCTACTACCAGCTCTTCGATACCGCGATCAACGGCTGGATCACCACGAACGTCGACGTCGACCCGCTCACCGTACCGGCCTTGGGCATCGTCGCCGAGTCGGGTTGTCGCTACTTTTCCGAGCTGCGGTTCCCGGAAAGGCTCGTGGTCGGCCTGGCGGTGACGAGGCTGGGGCGCAGCAGCGTCACCTACCGGCTGGGGGTGTTCCGGGCCGCCGAAGACCTTCGCGACGGTGAGGCGCAGGCCATCACGGCGCTGGGGCATTGGGTGCATGTCTATGTCGACCGATCGAGCCGCAAACCGGTCCCGATTCCCGACGCCATCCGCGCCCTGCTGTCGACAGCCCGTGTCTCCGCGAGGCGGAAGCCCCAGCAGTGA
- a CDS encoding LLM class F420-dependent oxidoreductase, translating into MYFTITHPMHRHPYHPELVSGAGVAAVAAAAEAAGFHGFGFTDHPAPSQRWLDAGGHDALDPFVAMGFAAACTTTLRLIPNIVVLPYRNPFVVAKSGATLDVLSGGRFTLAVGVGYLKREFAALGVDYDERTELFDEALHVIRTVWTRDDVWIEGRHFSARGITAHPRPVSQPHPPIWIGGNTAAARRRVAAHGDGWCPFAAPAQLAQTARTAVIDSVQRLAAGIDDLRYRLDAAGRDHSAVDVVFTNAAGGSPADADFNADAYLAGAEKLAALGVTWLQVGLPGDSLAHALETIERFAASVIDPAGGS; encoded by the coding sequence TCGTCACCCGTACCATCCCGAACTGGTTAGCGGGGCGGGGGTCGCCGCTGTTGCCGCAGCGGCGGAAGCCGCCGGATTCCACGGGTTCGGGTTCACCGACCACCCCGCTCCGTCGCAGCGCTGGTTGGACGCCGGCGGGCACGACGCGCTGGACCCGTTTGTGGCGATGGGTTTCGCCGCAGCCTGCACGACAACGCTGCGGCTGATCCCCAACATCGTGGTGTTGCCCTACCGTAATCCATTTGTGGTGGCCAAATCCGGTGCGACACTGGATGTGCTGTCCGGCGGCCGGTTTACCCTCGCGGTCGGAGTCGGTTACCTGAAACGGGAGTTCGCGGCCCTCGGGGTGGACTACGACGAACGCACGGAGTTGTTCGACGAGGCGCTGCACGTTATTCGCACGGTGTGGACACGCGACGACGTGTGGATCGAGGGACGGCATTTCAGCGCCCGTGGGATCACCGCCCATCCCCGACCGGTGAGCCAGCCGCACCCGCCGATCTGGATCGGCGGCAATACCGCCGCGGCCCGCCGGCGGGTGGCAGCGCACGGGGATGGCTGGTGCCCGTTCGCGGCGCCCGCCCAGCTAGCCCAGACCGCGCGAACCGCGGTGATCGACTCGGTCCAGCGCCTCGCCGCCGGTATCGACGATCTGCGCTACCGCCTCGACGCGGCAGGCCGCGACCACTCGGCGGTCGACGTGGTGTTCACCAACGCCGCGGGCGGCAGTCCCGCAGACGCGGACTTCAACGCCGACGCCTACCTGGCCGGTGCGGAAAAGCTGGCGGCGCTTGGGGTCACGTGGCTGCAGGTGGGTTTGCCGGGAGACAGTCTGGCGCACGCACTGGAGACCATCGAGCGGTTCGCGGCTTCCGTGATCGACCCGGCGGGCGGCTCGTAA